A stretch of the Leptospira harrisiae genome encodes the following:
- a CDS encoding pyridoxal phosphate-dependent aminotransferase produces MRESQFSFSNRFHLLGDLDQENQIYQTKQNLESSGIEILDLTNSNPTKLGLEFPPSALSHIFSNLDISEYEPIAEGLESTRRSIVTEYEKRGIPITPSDLILTASTSEAYSYCFKLFTNPGDEILTPNPGYPLFSFLVGLENLKEVHYPLKEEMETGTWAYSVESIANCISTKTKLIVLVSPANPTGSRTTEKFWKDWEELGIQIPIIVDEVFVGYEFSGEPHQIPITPNFPLLVCNGLSKMLALPGLKLGWILIKSPEPYRSQIYKNLGFIADTYLSVNSPVQLAIPELIPWKTMVQNRIRTRIMRNLNRCISFVEDCPKILNTPGFEAGWYFLFEFDLEKKDEDFVLEILSKINVFFHPGSWYGLSHNRCFLIVSLISDEETLQRGLEALQIYLR; encoded by the coding sequence TTGAGAGAATCTCAATTTTCATTTTCAAATCGATTTCATTTGTTAGGTGACTTGGACCAAGAAAACCAAATTTATCAAACAAAACAAAATCTTGAAAGTTCTGGAATTGAGATTCTTGACCTTACAAATTCCAATCCTACAAAATTAGGATTGGAATTCCCTCCTTCAGCTTTATCTCATATATTTTCCAATTTAGATATCAGCGAATACGAACCAATTGCTGAAGGTTTAGAATCAACAAGGAGATCCATTGTCACGGAATATGAAAAACGTGGTATCCCAATCACACCATCAGATTTAATTCTTACGGCAAGTACTTCCGAAGCATATTCCTATTGTTTCAAACTTTTTACAAATCCTGGAGATGAAATTCTTACACCAAATCCTGGTTATCCGTTGTTTAGCTTTTTAGTTGGTCTTGAAAATCTGAAGGAAGTACACTACCCACTAAAAGAAGAAATGGAAACAGGAACTTGGGCTTATTCAGTAGAAAGTATAGCAAATTGTATAAGTACGAAAACTAAACTCATAGTCCTTGTGAGTCCCGCAAACCCCACAGGCTCTCGGACAACGGAAAAATTTTGGAAAGATTGGGAGGAATTGGGAATCCAAATTCCAATTATAGTTGATGAAGTCTTTGTCGGTTATGAATTTTCAGGGGAACCTCACCAAATTCCAATCACACCAAATTTCCCACTTCTTGTTTGTAATGGCCTTTCCAAAATGTTAGCACTCCCTGGACTCAAACTTGGGTGGATCCTAATCAAAAGTCCTGAACCCTATCGTTCCCAAATTTATAAAAATTTAGGTTTCATCGCCGATACTTACCTTTCAGTCAATTCGCCGGTACAACTTGCCATACCGGAACTAATTCCCTGGAAAACGATGGTTCAGAATCGTATCCGAACAAGAATTATGCGAAACTTAAACCGATGTATTTCTTTTGTTGAAGATTGTCCGAAAATTTTAAATACTCCAGGATTTGAAGCTGGTTGGTATTTTCTATTTGAATTTGATTTAGAAAAGAAGGATGAGGATTTTGTTTTAGAGATTTTGTCAAAAATTAATGTTTTTTTTCACCCAGGTTCCTGGTACGGACTTTCGCATAACCGCTGCTTTCTTATCGTAAGTTTGATTTCCGATGAAGAAACATTACAACGTGGTTTAGAGGCTCTTCAAATTTATCTCAGATAA
- a CDS encoding SDR family NAD(P)-dependent oxidoreductase, which produces MKYALITGASTGLGKDFALALAEKGYTPVLVARSADRLKALATEIKNKFGLQSVVISQDLAKPKSAEVLYKAVKKLKISIHCLVNNAGFGLNGEFHKNSFESESQLIQLNVTTLAELCHLFLQDMVAAKEGYILNVASTAAYQPGPLMSNYYASKAYVLSLSEGLAEEVRDYGITVTCFCPGPTQTEFFERANMTKINLVKSSFLIMKSREVVDIGLDALFSKKVIKIPGFANFLLAQSVRISPRFLVRKIAKFLHQAA; this is translated from the coding sequence ATGAAATACGCGTTAATTACAGGTGCTTCCACTGGACTTGGAAAGGATTTTGCTTTGGCTTTGGCAGAAAAGGGTTACACTCCCGTTTTAGTTGCAAGGAGTGCCGATCGATTAAAAGCATTGGCCACAGAAATTAAAAACAAATTTGGCCTACAAAGTGTTGTCATTAGCCAAGATTTGGCAAAACCAAAATCAGCGGAAGTTTTATACAAAGCGGTAAAAAAGCTAAAGATATCGATTCATTGTTTGGTGAACAATGCAGGTTTTGGTCTCAATGGTGAGTTCCATAAAAATTCCTTTGAAAGTGAATCCCAATTGATCCAATTGAATGTGACAACACTTGCAGAACTCTGTCATTTATTTCTTCAAGATATGGTAGCAGCAAAAGAAGGGTACATTCTCAATGTTGCTTCGACTGCGGCTTACCAACCAGGTCCATTAATGTCAAATTACTATGCATCTAAGGCTTATGTTCTTTCACTCAGTGAAGGACTTGCCGAAGAAGTGAGAGATTACGGTATCACAGTGACTTGTTTTTGCCCTGGACCAACACAAACTGAATTTTTTGAAAGAGCGAATATGACTAAAATTAATTTAGTAAAATCTTCCTTTCTCATTATGAAATCAAGAGAAGTGGTGGATATAGGACTTGATGCTTTATTTAGTAAAAAAGTAATCAAAATCCCAGGTTTCGCAAACTTTCTTTTGGCTCAGTCAGTTCGCATCTCTCCAAGATTTCTCGTTCGTAAAATTGCAAAATTTTTACACCAAGCAGCATAA
- a CDS encoding MFS transporter translates to MSQPLTHPLHTIQKERAIIFILAALQFLHILDFVIMMPLGPVFMESFKIDSAAFGLLVSSYSISAGVFGLIGALFLDSYDRKMSLLVLFFGFSFGTLLCAFAPNYGFLLFARVVAGGFGGMIGATVLSIIGDIIPVFRRGTATGVVMSSFSVASVIGIPIGLSLANQYGWHFPFLSLAIAGFLILPVGYKVLPSIRYHLDSDVHPKQSQLKSLKQVITKKDHFAPFIFMVFLMFGGFTVIPFLSPFLVSNVGLAVSELPYIYFFGGLFTFFTSRLIGKLSDRYGKLKIYQLISIIAVIPIVIVVSLTKTSLPVVLTVTTLFMILVSGRMVPAFAMITSAVEPRIRGSFMSVNSAIQQISSGAASYVAGLILVQSADNQLLNYELVGMISVFSLLFSVYLAKKIKIAG, encoded by the coding sequence ATGAGCCAACCTCTTACCCATCCGCTTCATACCATCCAAAAAGAAAGAGCCATTATCTTTATCCTAGCAGCCCTCCAATTTTTACACATCCTGGATTTTGTCATCATGATGCCTCTCGGACCAGTTTTTATGGAGAGTTTCAAAATTGATTCGGCAGCATTTGGTTTGCTTGTTTCTTCTTATTCCATTAGCGCAGGAGTTTTTGGACTGATTGGAGCCTTATTTTTAGATTCTTATGATCGTAAAATGAGCCTTCTTGTTTTGTTTTTTGGGTTTTCTTTTGGAACCTTGTTGTGTGCTTTTGCTCCTAATTACGGATTTCTACTGTTTGCAAGGGTTGTCGCAGGTGGATTCGGTGGAATGATTGGAGCCACGGTTCTTTCTATTATTGGAGATATCATCCCTGTTTTTAGGAGAGGGACAGCCACTGGCGTTGTGATGAGTTCTTTTTCAGTAGCTTCTGTGATTGGAATTCCGATTGGTTTATCTTTGGCGAATCAATATGGATGGCATTTCCCTTTTCTTTCTTTGGCAATTGCCGGATTTTTAATTTTGCCTGTTGGTTACAAAGTGTTACCATCCATTCGTTATCATTTGGATTCAGATGTTCATCCAAAACAATCACAGTTAAAATCCTTAAAACAAGTAATCACTAAAAAAGATCATTTTGCTCCCTTTATTTTTATGGTGTTTTTAATGTTTGGTGGATTTACAGTTATCCCTTTCCTTAGTCCATTCTTAGTTTCTAACGTTGGTTTAGCGGTGAGTGAACTTCCATATATTTATTTTTTTGGTGGACTTTTTACTTTTTTTACAAGCCGACTTATCGGAAAACTCTCAGACAGATATGGAAAACTAAAAATTTACCAACTCATTTCAATCATCGCAGTTATACCCATAGTGATTGTTGTATCTCTAACAAAAACTTCATTGCCTGTCGTGCTTACAGTCACAACTTTATTTATGATTTTGGTTTCTGGACGAATGGTTCCTGCATTTGCTATGATCACTTCGGCAGTAGAACCAAGAATTCGTGGAAGTTTTATGTCCGTGAATTCGGCCATCCAACAGATTTCTTCTGGAGCTGCTTCGTATGTAGCAGGACTCATTTTAGTGCAATCGGCAGATAACCAATTATTGAATTATGAACTAGTGGGTATGATTTCGGTATTTAGTTTGTTGTTTAGTGTTTATTTAGCTAAAAAAATAAAAATTGCTGGGTAA
- a CDS encoding DUF3347 domain-containing protein: MNSNSNLGKKNQNMNVFRISLIVLAILALSCKEEVVPFETAHQNLAAKLLAENQILLEEYLKDNPKPNWKIFSETLDAMVASGHPKLKSWAEGLRPILPVSGADLDSSYEKISKIQEILIQLKTEVPNQSQYNRFYCPMVDKSWLMTGREVKNPYAPEMRDCGELLQ; this comes from the coding sequence TTGAATTCCAATTCCAACTTAGGAAAAAAGAATCAAAATATGAATGTATTTCGGATTTCACTCATCGTTTTAGCCATTTTGGCCCTTTCTTGCAAGGAAGAGGTCGTTCCTTTTGAAACTGCCCACCAAAACTTAGCGGCAAAACTCCTCGCAGAGAACCAAATCCTTCTCGAAGAGTATCTAAAAGACAATCCTAAGCCGAATTGGAAAATATTTTCAGAAACATTGGATGCGATGGTGGCCAGTGGGCATCCAAAATTAAAGTCTTGGGCAGAAGGTTTGCGCCCAATCCTACCAGTTTCAGGTGCCGATTTAGATTCTAGTTATGAAAAAATTTCTAAAATTCAGGAAATATTGATCCAATTGAAAACAGAAGTTCCAAATCAATCTCAGTACAATCGTTTTTACTGTCCTATGGTAGATAAATCTTGGTTAATGACGGGAAGAGAAGTTAAAAATCCCTATGCTCCCGAAATGAGAGACTGTGGAGAATTATTACAGTAA